From Asterias rubens chromosome 3, eAstRub1.3, whole genome shotgun sequence, the proteins below share one genomic window:
- the LOC117287940 gene encoding uncharacterized protein LOC117287940 isoform X2, whose amino-acid sequence MAEGVSTDPLLSKVILGHLECSICCTRYNQPKNLDCSHSYCLKCLQELKKTQNPDTNKLKCPLCQKETILPLDGVTGLQSNYLLIALVEEVNKQEQLPQDNPNVKTLNKEFQLLHQFTPGKESGSKPTCLAVDENNLIAVGYKDKGEVSLHNPDGSLIRTLSAPGIDKYMAVSNQRIIYTCNKKLIIVDYQGNKKIETTITECDKGLCCDTGGDIYVLYPKRIQHLSADQGTHVEWININQTDGDTITCTQQGKLVIEKTIFWASTLFIYHRIVTR is encoded by the exons atggcggaaGGAGTTTCAACAGATCCACTGCTCAGTAAAGTCATACTGGGACACTTGGAGTGTTCCATCTGCTGCACTCGTTACAATCAACCCAAAAACCTGGATTGCTCACACAGTTACTGCCTCAAATGTCTCCAAGAACTGAAGAAAACTCAAAATCCTGACACTAATAAACTAAAATGTCCTCTGTGCCAGAAAGAAACCATCTTACCACTCGATGGAGTGACTGGATTACAAAGCAACTACCTACTGATTGCCCTAGTGGAGGAGGTCAACAAACAGGAACAGCTTCCACAAG ACAATCCTAATGTCAAGACATTGAACAAGGAGTTTCAGCTTCTTCATCAGTTCACTCCAGGTAAAGAGTCTGGCAGTAAACCCACATGCCTTGCAGTAGATGAGAACAATCTGATAGCAGTGGGTTATAAAGACAAGGGAGAGGTTTCTCTACACAACCCCGATGGATCCCTCATCAGAACACTGTCTGCTCCAGGGATTGATAAGTACATGGCCGTGAGTAACCAGAGAATCATTTATACTTGCAATAAGAAGCTCATAATTGTTGATTATCAAGGTAATAAGAAAATTGAAACCACAATTACCGAATGTGATAAAGGGTTATGTTGTGACACAGGGGGCGATATCTATGTACTTTATCCTAAAAGAATCCAACATCTTAGTGCAGATCAGGGCACACATGTTGAATGGATCAATATCAATCAGACTGATGGGGACACAATCACATGTACCCAACAGGGTAAGTTAGTAatagaaaaaacaattttttgggcGTCTACCCTTTTTATTTATCACAGAATCGTGACACGTTAA
- the LOC117287940 gene encoding E3 ubiquitin-protein ligase Midline-1-like isoform X1 has protein sequence MAEGVSTDPLLSKVILGHLECSICCTRYNQPKNLDCSHSYCLKCLQELKKTQNPDTNKLKCPLCQKETILPLDGVTGLQSNYLLIALVEEVNKQEQLPQGEESKVMCQACDEENAAISQCFNCEHYLCLECHKAHQRLAALKNHEIKTLAELQEVDETQTESKMNISRCDIHPIQELCLYCMTCEQLTCKLCAVQQHKQPMHNLTDLLTAVEICQTEASNGVAQLQKSKFNIAAMRKRLSCLFQETNNNISYHTEQKLEQTRREEIRLKQSAKLMYQKKEKNLAKLQFAEKTMSHTHGIMTNNNRLEILKNRQEFFNKYEHDVIVHEDQEEELTYDLSFIAFCEVENEVELGTLLNKENWELMCEVEVPARCMSSYSTGDIVTVSSSQINILRQLGKDFKTISQIKCKDISRPTAIAVNNEDHLIVLDNPNVKTLNKEFQLLHQFTPGKESGSKPTCLAVDENNLIAVGYKDKGEVSLHNPDGSLIRTLSAPGIDKYMAVSNQRIIYTCNKKLIIVDYQGNKKIETTITECDKGLCCDTGGDIYVLYPKRIQHLSADQGTHVEWININQTDGDTITCTQQGKLVIEKTIFWASTLFIYHRIVTR, from the coding sequence atggcggaaGGAGTTTCAACAGATCCACTGCTCAGTAAAGTCATACTGGGACACTTGGAGTGTTCCATCTGCTGCACTCGTTACAATCAACCCAAAAACCTGGATTGCTCACACAGTTACTGCCTCAAATGTCTCCAAGAACTGAAGAAAACTCAAAATCCTGACACTAATAAACTAAAATGTCCTCTGTGCCAGAAAGAAACCATCTTACCACTCGATGGAGTGACTGGATTACAAAGCAACTACCTACTGATTGCCCTAGTGGAGGAGGTCAACAAACAGGAACAGCTTCCACAAGGTGAAGAGTCAAAGGTCATGTGTCAGGCTTGTGATGAGGAAAACGCGGcaatttcacaatgttttaattgtGAACATTATCTCTGTCTGGAGTGTCATAAAGCACACCAACGTTTAGCTGCACTGAAGAATCATGAGATCAAAACTTTGGCTGAATTGCAAGAAGTTGATGAAACCCAAACTGAATCAAAGATGAACATCTCAAGATGTGACATCCATCCCATTCAAGAGCTCTGCCTCTACTGTATGACGTGTGAGCAACTCACTTGTAAACTCTGTGCCGTTCAACAGCATAAACAGCCAATGCACAATCTGACTGATTTATTAACAGCTGTTGAAATTTGTCAAACTGAAGCAAGCAATGGTGTCGCACAATTGCAAAAAAGCAAATTCAATATAGCTGCAATGCGCAAGAGACTGAGCTGCTTGTttcaagaaacaaataataatatttcttaTCATACAGAACAGAAACTTGAACAAACTAGACGAGAAGAAATAAGATTAAAACAAAGTGCCAAATTGATGtaccaaaaaaaggaaaagaatcTGGCAAAATTGCAATTTGCAGAGAAGACAATGTCTCACACTCACGGCATAATGACTAATAACAATCGTCTGGAAATCTTAAAGAACAGACAAGAATTTTTCAACAAATATGAACATGATGTCATTGTACATGAAGACCAAGAAGAAGAGTTGACCTATGACCTCTCTTTTATTGCTTTTTGTGAAGTTGAGAATGAGGTTGAACTTGGGACACTTCTTAACAAAGAAAACTGGGAATTAATGTGTGAAGTGGAAGTGCCTGCTCGCTGTATGTCATCCTATTCCACCGGTGATATTGTAACTGTATCGAGTTCACAAATTAACATACTGCGCCAACTTGGCAAGGATTTTAAAACAATCTCACAAATTAAGTGTAAAGATATATCCAGACCCACTGCTATTGCAGTAAATAATGAAGACCATCTCATTGTTCTAGACAATCCTAATGTCAAGACATTGAACAAGGAGTTTCAGCTTCTTCATCAGTTCACTCCAGGTAAAGAGTCTGGCAGTAAACCCACATGCCTTGCAGTAGATGAGAACAATCTGATAGCAGTGGGTTATAAAGACAAGGGAGAGGTTTCTCTACACAACCCCGATGGATCCCTCATCAGAACACTGTCTGCTCCAGGGATTGATAAGTACATGGCCGTGAGTAACCAGAGAATCATTTATACTTGCAATAAGAAGCTCATAATTGTTGATTATCAAGGTAATAAGAAAATTGAAACCACAATTACCGAATGTGATAAAGGGTTATGTTGTGACACAGGGGGCGATATCTATGTACTTTATCCTAAAAGAATCCAACATCTTAGTGCAGATCAGGGCACACATGTTGAATGGATCAATATCAATCAGACTGATGGGGACACAATCACATGTACCCAACAGGGTAAGTTAGTAatagaaaaaacaattttttgggcGTCTACCCTTTTTATTTATCACAGAATCGTGACACGTTAA
- the LOC117287937 gene encoding E3 ubiquitin-protein ligase TRIM71-like encodes MAEGVSTDPLLSKVILGHLECSICCTRYNQPKNLDCSHSYCLKCLQELKKTQNPDTNKLKCPLCQKETILPLDGMTGLQSNYLLIAMVEEVNKHEQLPLGEESKVMCQACDEENAAFSRCLNCEQYFCVECQKAHQRFSAIKNHEIKTLAELQEVDETQTESKMTISRCDIHPIQELCLYCMTCEQLICKVCAKQHRAPIHTIVDIKSATEKSIREIIDSASLLDRSSCNLTSRLELLLHNLGIMINETKRHISEKAEREISKIRNMEKNLLQEASDAGSRKGKILAKLIFANESLKIVQSPHTACDSLKILKNRQKHLHDYINIDEEAEDLTYDLSFLSFRESGCTIGTLLRTEKWQEKVNTTLGGECIGTFSTGDLLVVGKGKDTILTEINSEGTVSHIYGQSWFRGNLNNPISLAVNKDDHIIILDGPTVKTLGSNCRLLHQFTPGKESDSEPTCLAVDENNLIAVGYKDKGEVSLHNPDGSLIRTLSAPGIGKYMAMNNQRIIYTSRSALMCLDINNTTHEGRLLCAYKDDTTYGICCDKVGDVYVGYEGDPKPDINELNKVPNKECGGRQPLQRPGSISSAKAQGLSFGTAQLVQKPKLYCVCHYRFGTDPTILARSNDTFHDVTYTPRGHLAVVGENCTKLYQRV; translated from the coding sequence atggcggaaGGAGTTTCAACCGATCCACTGCTCAGTAAAGTCATCCTGGGACACTTGGAGTGTTCCATCTGCTGCACTCGTTACAATCAACCCAAAAACCTGGATTGCTCACACAGTTACTGCCTCAAATGTCTCCAAGAACTTAAGAAAACTCAAAATCCTGACACTAATAAACTAAAATGTCCTCTGTGCCAGAAAGAAACCATCTTACCACTCGATGGAATGACTGGATTACAAAGCAACTACCTTCTGATTGCCATGGTGGAGGAAGTCAACAAACACGAACAGCTTCCACTAGGTGAAGAGTCAAAGGTCATGTGTCAGGCTTGTGATGAGGAAAACGCGGCATTTTCACGATGTTTGAATTGTGAACAGTATTTCTGTGTTGAGTGTCAGAAAGCACACCAACGTTTCTCTGCAATAAAGAATCACGAGATCAAAACTTTGGCTGAATTGCAAGAAGTTGATGAAACCCAAACTGAATCAAAGATGACAATCTCAAGATGTGACATCCATCCCATTCAAGAGCTCTGTCTCTACTGTATGACGTGTGAGCAACTAATCTGCAAAGTATGTGCAAAACAGCACCGGGCACCAATTCACACAATCGTTGATATAAAGAGTGCTACAGAAAAAAGCATTCGAGAAATTATAGATAGTGCTTCTCTGCTAGATAGAAGTAGTTGTAACTTAACCAGTAGATTGGAGCTTTTGTTACATAATCTTGGTATCATGATCAATGAAACAAAGAGGCACATTTCTGAAAAAGCAGAGAGAGAAATTTCAAAGATCAGAAACATGGAGAAAAACCTTTTGCAAGAGGCTTCAGATGCAGGCAGTAGAAAGGGTAAAATATTAGCAAAACTTATTTTTGCAAATGAGTCACTAAAGATAGTACAATCTCCCCACACAGCTTGCGATAGTCTAAAAATACTTAAGAACAGACAAAAACATCTTCATGACTACATCAACATAGATGAAGAAGCTGAAGATTTGACGTATGATCTGTCCTTCTTAAGTTTCAGGGAAAGTGGATGTACGATCGGGACACTTCTGCGCACAGAAAAGTGGCAGGAAAAGGTGAATACCACACTGGGCGGAGAATGTATTGGAACATTTTCCACAGGGGATCTGTTAGTAGTGGGTAAAGGCAAAGATACAATACTCACTGAAATAAATTCAGAGGGGACAGTTTCACACATTTACGGTCAGTCATGGTTTCGTGGAAACCTAAATAACCCAATTTCACTTGCTGTGAATAAAGATGACCATATCATTATCTTGGACGGCCCAACGGTCAAGACTCTTGGGTCCAACTGTCGGCTTCTTCATCAGTTCACTCCAGGTAAAGAGTCTGACAGTGAACCCACATGCCTTGCAGTAGATGAGAACAATCTGATAGCAGTGGGTTATAAAGACAAGGGAGAGGTTTCTTTACACAACCCCGATGGATCCCTCATCAGAACACTGTCTGCTCCAGGGATTGGTAAGTACATGGCCATGAATAACCAGAGAATCATTTACACCTCGCGTAGTGCACTTATGTGTCTCGATATAAATAACACAACACACGAAGGACGGTTACTCTGTGCATATAAAGATGATACTACGTATGGGATTTGTTGTGATAAAGTTGGTGATGTCTATGTTGGTTATGAGGGGGATCCAAAACCTGACATCAATGAATTAAATAAAGTGCCTAATAAAGAGTGTGGAGGACGACAGCCCCTTCAGCGTCCCGGTTCAATATCCAGCGCGAAGGCTCAGGGTTTATCTTTCGGTACAGCTCAATTAGTTCAGAAACCCAAGCTGTACTGCGTTTGTCATTATAGGTTTGGTACTGACCCCACAATCCTAGCCCGTTCAAATGATACCTTCCATGACGTCACATACACTCCCCGTGGTCACCTTGCAGTGGTTGGCGAGAACTGCACAAAGTTATATCAAAGAGTCTAG
- the LOC117287939 gene encoding tripartite motif-containing protein 55-like isoform X1 translates to MAEGFTAESVKVILGHLECSICCTRYNQPKNMDCSHSYCLKCLQELKKTQNPDTNKLKCPLCQKETILPLDGVTGLQSNYLLIALVEEVNKQEQLPHGEESKVMCQACDEENAAISRCLNCEHYLCLECHKAHQRLAALKNHEIKTLAELQEVDETQTESKMNISRCDIHPIQELCLYCMTCEQLTCKLCAVQQHKQPMHNLTDLLTAVEICQTEASNGVSQLQRSKFNIAAMRNRLSCLFQETNNNISYHTEQKLEQTRREEIRLKQSAKFMYQKKEKNLAKLQFAEKTMSHTHGIMTNKNRLEILKNRQEFFNKYEHDVIVHEDQEEELTYDLSFIAFCEVENEVELGTLLNKEKWELMSEVGADTACLSSYSTGDIVAVLSSQINILRQLGKDFKTISQIKCKDISRPTAIAVNNEDHLIVLDNPNVKTLNKEFQLLHQFTPGKESGSKLTCLAVDENNLIAVGYKDKGEVSLHNPDGSLIRTLSAPGIDEYMAISNQRIIYTCNKKLIFVDYQGNKKIETTIFECDKGLCCDIGGDIYVLYPKRIQHLSADQGKHVEWIVINQTDGDTITCTQQGKLVIHKNKYRYVLCVGGLPFLFITES, encoded by the coding sequence ATGGCAGAAGGTTTTACAGCAGAGTCAGTCAAGGTCATCCTGGGACACTTGGAGTGTTCCATCTGCTGCACTCGTTACAATCAACCCAAAAACATGGATTGCTCACACAGTTACTGCCTCAAATGTCTCCAAGAACTTAAGAAAACTCAAAATCCTGACACTAATAAACTAAAATGTCCTCTGTGTCAGAAAGAAACCATCTTACCACTCGATGGAGTGACTGGATTACAAAGCAACTACCTTCTGATTGCCCTGGTGGAGGAGGTAAACAAACAGGAACAGCTTCCACATGGTGAAGAGTCAAAGGTCATGTGTCAAGCTTGTGATGAGGAAAACGCGGCAATTTCACGATGTTTGAATTGTGAACATTATCTCTGTCTGGAGTGTCATAAAGCACACCAACGTTTAGCTGCACTGAAGAATCATGAGATCAAAACTTTGGCTGAATTGCAAGAAGTTGATGAAACCCAAACTGAATCAAAGATGAACATCTCAAGATGTGACATCCATCCCATTCAAGAGCTCTGCCTCTACTGTATGACGTGTGAGCAACTCACTTGTAAACTCTGTGCCGTTCAACAGCATAAACAGCCAATGCACAATCTGACTGATTTACTAACAGCTGTTGAAATTTGTCAAACTGAAGCAAGCAATGGTGTCTCACAATTGCAAAGAAGCAAATTCAATATAGCTGCAATGCGCAATAGACTGAGCTGCTTGTttcaagaaacaaataataatatttcttaTCATACAGAACAGAAACTTGAACAAACTAGACGAGAAGAAATAAGATTAAAACAAAGTGCCAAATTTATGtaccaaaaaaaggaaaagaatcTGGCAAAATTGCAATTTGCAGAGAAGACAATGTCTCACACTCACGGCATAATGACTAATAAGAATCGTCTGGAAATCTTAAAGAACAGACAAGAATTTTTCAACAAATATGAACATGATGTCATTGTACATGAAGACCAAGAAGAAGAGTTGACCTATGACCTCTCTTTTATTGCTTTTTGTGAAGTTGAGAATGAGGTTGAACTTGGGACACTtcttaacaaagaaaaatgggAATTAATGAGTGAAGTGGGAGCTGATACTGCGTGTTTGTCATCCTATTCCACCGGTGATATTGTAGCTGTATTGAGTTCACAAATTAACATACTGCGCCAACTTGGCAAGGATTTTAAAACAATCTCACAAATTAAGTGTAAAGATATATCCAGACCCACTGCTATTGCAGTAAATAATGAAGACCATCTCATTGTTCTAGACAATCCTAATGTCAAGACATTGAACAAGGAGTTTCAGCTTCTTCATCAGTTCACTCCTGGTAAAGAGTCTGGCAGTAAACTCACATGCCTTGCAGTAGATGAGAACAATCTGATAGCAGTGGGTTATAAAGACAAGGGAGAGGTTTCTTTACACAACCCCGATGGATCCCTCATCAGAACACTGTCTGCTCCAGGGATTGATGAATACATGGCCATAAGTAACCAGAGAATCATTTATACTTGCAATAAGAAGCTCATATTTGTTGATTATCAAGGTAATAAGAAAATTGAAACCACAATATTCGAATGTGATAAAGGGTTATGTTGTGACATAGGGGGCGATATCTATGTACTTTATCCTAAAAGAATCCAACATCTTAGTGCAGATCAGGGCAAACATGTTGAATGGATCGTTATCAATCAGACTGATGGGGACACAATCACATGTACCCAACAGGGTAAGTTAgtaatacacaaaaataaatatcgTTATGTTCTCTGTGTTGGGGGTCTTCCCTTTTTATTTATCACAGAATCGTGA
- the LOC117287938 gene encoding uncharacterized protein LOC117287938 isoform X2 produces the protein MCQACDEENAAISQCFNCEHYLCLECQKAHQRLAALKNHEIKTLAELQEVDETQTESKMNISRCDIHPIQELCLYCMTCEQLTCKLCAILQHKQPMHNVFDLHTAFDIFQSKASKDVSQLHKSKFKMAGQLATMRKRLSCLFQETNDNISHIAEQKFNKIKQEENELKQKAKMMYQRKDKKMAELQFAEQTMKTIRTHSKTTDVNRLEILKNRQELLHSYRDIKIHEEQAECLTYDLSFIAFCEFENEVELGTLLNKENWELMCEVKVPAHCLSSYSTGDIVAVKSSQINILRQFGKDFNTISQIECKDVSKPTAIAVNNQDHLIVLDKPNVKTLNKEFQLLHQFTPGKESDSEPTFLAVDENNLIAVGYKDKEEVSLHNPDGSLIRTLSAPGIDKYMAMSNQRIVYICNKKLIFVDYQGNKILEQEKPQQITGVCCDHNSGDIYLLHYDGKIQHLSAIGAHVGWVFFVDLGLSLGPITFTHNDTIAVKHLMYEAVNIYHRVLTL, from the coding sequence ATGTGTCAGGCTTGTGATGAGGAAAACGCGGcaatttcacaatgttttaattgtGAACATTATCTCTGTCTGGAGTGTCAGAAAGCACACCAACGTTTAGCTGCATTGAAGAATCACGAGATCAAAACTTTGGCTGAATTGCAAGAAGTTGATGAAACCCAAACTGAATCAAAGATGAACATCTCAAGATGTGACATCCATCCCATTCAAGAGCTCTGCCTCTACTGTATGACGTGTGAGCAGCTCACTTGTAAACTCTGTGCAATTTTGCAGCATAAACAGCCGATGCACAATGTTTTTGATTTACACACAGCTTTTGACATTTTTCAAAGTAAAGCAAGCAAGGATGTCTCACAATTGCACAAAAGCAAATTTAAAATGGCGGGACAGTTAGCCACAATGCGCAAGAGACTTAGCTGCTTGTTTCAAGAAACAAATGATAATATTTCACATATTGCAGAACAGAAATTCAATAAAATCAAACAAGAGGAAaatgaattgaaacaaaaagcCAAAATGATGTACCAAAGAAAAGATAAGAAAATGGCAGAATTGCAATTTGCAGAGCAGACAATGAAGACGATTCGCACTCACAGCAAAACGACTGATGTGAATCGTCTGGAAATCTTAAAGAACAGACAGGAACTTCTCCACAGCTACAGAGATATCAAAATTCATGAAGAACAAGCAGAATGTTTGACCTATGACCTCTCTTTTATTGCTTTTTGCGAATTTGAGAATGAGGTTGAACTTGGGACTCTTCTAAACAAAGAAAACTGGGAATTAATGTGTGAAGTGAAAGTGCCTGCTCACTGTTTGTCATCCTATTCCACCGGTGATATTGTAGCTGTAAAGAGTTCACAAATTAACATACTGCGCCAATTTGGCAAGGATTTTAACACAATTTCACAAATTGAGTGCAAAGATGTTTCTAAACCCACTGCTATTGCAGTAAACAATCAAGACCATCTCATTGTTCTAGATAAACCTAATGTCAAGACATTGAACAAGGAGTTTCAGCTTCTTCATCAGTTCACTCCAGGTAAAGAGTCTGACAGTGAACCCACATTTCTTGCAGTAGATGAGAACAATCTGATAGCAGTGGGTTATAAAGACAAGGAAGAGGTTTCTCTACACAACCCCGATGGATCCCTCATCAGAACACTGTCTGCTCCAGGGATTGATAAGTACATGGCCATGAGTAACCAGAGAATCGTTTATATTTGCAATAAGAAGCTCATATTTGTTGATTATCAAGGTAATAAGATCTTAGAACAAGAAAAACCGCAGCAAATTACAGGGGTATGTTGTGATCATAATTCAGGTGATATATATTTACTTCACTATGATGGTAAAATCCAACATCTTAGTGCAATAGGCGCACATGTTGGATGGgtattttttgttgatttggGTTTGAGCTTAGGCCCAATAACCTTTACACATAATGATACGATAGCAGTTAAACATCTGATGTATGAAGCTGTAAACATATATCATAGGGTGTTAACACTTTAG